aaaatcttaaaaatcctcaactttctCTCTAATCCTAAATTTGCCCGTGCATCCGACAATTGcaccaatttcttcaaaattatcaatataGGGGCTAATTAAAGGCCCTTCACCAGAGATCGCATCTTCATCAACACCCTTACTTTCGTTTGAAACTATAATCACCTTTTAATATTCATAATCTTAACAAAATCAAGGGCGATTTTTTACACGAGCAAATTTGGAGCTAGAGTGAAGTTGATGATTTCTTTttacacaaattaaaaaaaaaaatcgacgcAGAATTGGAATTAAACCACaagtttaattttaaaaaaaattaggctaATCAAGATGATTTATAAAACCATTTTCATCTTGCAAGTGTATCgtttagcaaataaaaaaaagtgggaTGGAAGTTCTCATCTTATGAAGTGTTCCGTAATCCATTTCAGACCATGAGAGCTCAATCCATTCAATCGGACGCCCCCCCCGGGTCAAAACTCATCAAAAACTTTTAGCCGGTTCGACCCGATTCAACCTGATATCatagaattgaaaatttgggaatcAACGGACGCTTCCGGCAAGAAAATTAGGGTTGCGTGATccaaaatgatgaagaaaggGATCGATTGCGGCCCCAATCCACGTGCCTAGATAAAGCCGCGATGTGCTACCAAATCACAAAAAGTGGGTAACGTtcaaatttctctcttttaacTTTCAAATTAAGATAGAATAAAGTAAGCGaacaaaaagcaacaaaaacccATAAACAAGTCATTCGATTTCCTATGCGGGCTCCTCGAACCTCCCGTCACCGACTTCTTCTCTAATAATCTCACGCTCGTAGCATCCTCCGGATACGTGCATTCCTCGTAACCTGCCACGTCccacgatttttattttttattttttttgggtcgggggGAGTGGTATTTTCTCGTCATTAGCCCAACACCGTCGTTATCTCTTTAAAAGCACGGGATTGAGGACGTACTGGGATCGACGGCCGTGATCGCTCCGGTATTGTTGAAGTCGCAGTCGTAGTCGTGCCGCCCGAAGGCCTGGTAGTAAGCGTTCATGGCGTACGCCGCGTGCGACCGCACCGTGTCCGGGTTGAAGCAGGCCCCGCCCGCCCGTATGGGCTTGCAGTCCACTTGTCGGCTGCACACGTAGTCTATGTTCGCCTGCAACGCCACGTCGTTCGCGTCCGATCGCGGCACGCACCACTTCTTTCCCGAGCTCGTCGACGGGGTCGTCGGGCTGGGCGACGCCGGAGCGGGTCCACCGGCCTATCATCAACAAAGCAAAGAGTAATCCAAATGCGAAAGCTTAAGTCTCCAGGCACGTACACGTGCCGTAGCTGACAAATGGCGCGTGATTCATTTTTTCCCGATTAAAATTCTCTACGGACTAATATACCCTCCCCTAAAGCAGATCGAGGAAGAAAACAACAGTGTAAATATGGTAACAGAGAGGGGACAATCTGGGCAAAGCAAAGAGCCAACGTCTCTTTCTGTGGCAGATACGTACTTTGAAGCGAAAGCCTGTCGTTAGTGTCAGAACTCACAGCCCTAAACAAAATTATCACTTCGTAcccgtaaaagaaaaacaaattctgGACACGCAACGTAGTCTCTAAACGCGTCCAAAGATTCGAAAACGACGACGACGAACGACGACAATGGTCCAATTTTCACAGCTCAAAAAGCAATCTTTACAGCTCAGTCAACAAAAAACACGTTCCCATTCCCTCCTGAATCCCGATCCAGAACCATCAATATTGGCGGTTAATTAATGCCCTAAGCCTCACGACGTTCGAAAAGTAGATTACGGAAGTTCGACCATCGTCCAAATCAAACCTGATATCATCTGTTTCGGCGTACTTAACTCTCTAATTACATCTATAATCACGTACCCAGTCCTGGTCGATAAACGACATGGTAAAACGGTTTAAGGAACAGCATTTACCGGTTCATTTCTCAAGACGCCGACGCTGTAAACCGGCGTCAGATCCGGCTTGAACAGCCCGAAATTCCGCTCGGAGGTCGACGGTTTCAGGTCCTCGTTGAACAGCGCGAAGATGTAAGTTTCGAACTTCCGGTTCGGCATCAACGGCGTTCCCTTCCCGGAGTTCACGTGCCTCACGAGGTTCCCGTTGTACGACACCGCGTTCTCCACGTTCACGTCCGGCTGGGTGGGGTCGCCCACCGAGGGCCATCCGGTCTCTCCCACCACAATGTCCACGTCCTCGTAACCCACCTTCTTCATCGCCGAGTAGACCGCATCCATCTGGGCGTCGAACATGTTCGTGTAGTTTATCCCCGTCGCCGCGTCGAAAACGCCGGCGTTCGGCTTGAACAACGCGTAGTTCAGGGTCT
The genomic region above belongs to Rhodamnia argentea isolate NSW1041297 chromosome 6, ASM2092103v1, whole genome shotgun sequence and contains:
- the LOC115746032 gene encoding glucan endo-1,3-beta-glucosidase, which gives rise to MAKLFRLTTAIFFLSVTCHRLSRAAYPIGVNYGTVADNLPPPSQVATFLKTKTTIDRVKIFDANPDILRAFAGTGIAVTVTVGNGDIVSLSKLPAAQSWVSANILPFYPKTLINRIAVGNEILATSDKTLIARLLPAMKALHSALQLANVTKVQVTTPHSLGILSSSEPPSTGRFRRGYDRVIFAPILEFHRQTKSAFMVNPYPYFGFSAKTLNYALFKPNAGVFDAATGINYTNMFDAQMDAVYSAMKKVGYEDVDIVVGETGWPSVGDPTQPDVNVENAVSYNGNLVRHVNSGKGTPLMPNRKFETYIFALFNEDLKPSTSERNFGLFKPDLTPVYSVGVLRNEPAGGPAPASPSPTTPSTSSGKKWCVPRSDANDVALQANIDYVCSRQVDCKPIRAGGACFNPDTVRSHAAYAMNAYYQAFGRHDYDCDFNNTGAITAVDPSYEECTYPEDATSVRLLEKKSVTGGSRSPHRKSNDLFMGFCCFLFAYFILS